In Nonomuraea sp. NBC_00507, the following are encoded in one genomic region:
- a CDS encoding ROK family transcriptional regulator, with the protein MTELRPGDASLLRKVNTQVTLRALRREGVATLTQLGRVTGLSRQTVEAVLDELSERGFVKEVPPDEGVMGRPARRFGFRADAGYVVGVEVGGDGIVAALADLSGEVIAWQRAGVSGDAAAHERLEVARRTALTCVDSAGVARKHVWAVAAGTSGIVDRTGRVSLSITLPGWTGVDLAGLAGRWFGGTALAANDANLAALAEHWRGSAQHASDVVYVLIGHRAGAGILIGGRLHPGRSGAAGEIGTLRQVGWEDAARELVKDASAAEVFEAALRGERDAVRRVDRYAENLAIGASALVLAIDPDLLVLGGGYSRAGDVLLEPLRRHLAELCVSAPEVVASTFGDEGVALGAVRLALDHVEREILGL; encoded by the coding sequence TTGACCGAGCTCCGGCCGGGTGACGCGTCGCTGCTGCGCAAGGTGAACACCCAGGTCACGCTCAGGGCCCTGCGGCGCGAGGGCGTGGCCACGCTGACGCAGCTCGGCCGCGTCACCGGGCTGTCCAGGCAGACGGTGGAGGCGGTGCTCGACGAGCTGAGCGAGCGCGGCTTCGTCAAGGAGGTGCCGCCCGACGAGGGCGTGATGGGGCGGCCCGCGCGGCGGTTCGGGTTCCGGGCGGACGCCGGCTACGTGGTGGGCGTGGAGGTCGGCGGCGACGGCATCGTCGCGGCGCTGGCCGATCTCAGTGGCGAGGTGATCGCCTGGCAGCGGGCCGGCGTCTCCGGTGACGCCGCCGCGCACGAGCGGCTGGAGGTGGCCCGGCGCACGGCGCTGACGTGCGTGGACAGCGCGGGCGTGGCACGCAAGCACGTGTGGGCGGTGGCGGCGGGGACTTCGGGCATCGTGGACCGCACCGGCCGGGTGTCACTGTCGATCACGTTGCCCGGCTGGACCGGGGTGGACCTGGCGGGGCTGGCCGGGCGCTGGTTCGGCGGCACCGCGCTGGCCGCCAACGACGCCAACCTCGCGGCGCTGGCCGAGCACTGGCGCGGCAGCGCGCAGCATGCCTCCGACGTCGTGTATGTGCTGATCGGCCACCGGGCGGGCGCCGGCATCCTGATCGGCGGCCGCCTGCATCCCGGGCGCAGCGGGGCGGCGGGCGAGATCGGCACGCTGCGCCAGGTCGGGTGGGAGGACGCCGCCCGCGAGCTGGTCAAGGACGCCTCGGCGGCGGAGGTGTTCGAGGCGGCGCTGCGGGGCGAGCGGGACGCCGTGCGCCGGGTGGACCGCTACGCGGAGAATCTCGCGATCGGCGCCTCGGCGCTCGTCCTGGCCATCGATCCCGACCTGCTGGTGCTCGGCGGCGGCTACTCGCGCGCCGGCGACGTGCTGCTAGAACCGCTCCGTCGGCACCTGGCCGAGCTGTGCGTGAGCGCGCCCGAGGTGGTCGCGTCCACCTTCGGGGACGAAGGGGTGGCCCTGGGCGCGGTACGCCTCGCGCTCGACCACGTAGAGCGGGAGATCCTCGGTCTTTAG
- a CDS encoding TetR/AcrR family transcriptional regulator encodes MTTADDTRSRILAAARELFAERGYAATSLADIAAAVGLTKTAVAYHFHPKDRLAAELLSPAADDMLQLLGADHATRDDFVEALVSFAVRYRSVIRLFMEDLSADDSVSPGSKRDTVRTFRDEIHAKLVGDDPGPDVRLKSWALLGALLWGVVKTMDLPEDQVRAVLLESCRAF; translated from the coding sequence ATGACCACAGCCGACGACACCCGCAGCCGCATCCTGGCCGCGGCCAGAGAGCTGTTCGCCGAGCGCGGCTACGCGGCCACGTCCCTGGCCGACATCGCCGCCGCCGTCGGCCTGACCAAGACCGCCGTCGCCTACCACTTCCACCCGAAGGACCGCCTGGCCGCCGAGCTGCTCTCGCCGGCGGCGGACGACATGCTCCAGCTCCTCGGCGCCGACCACGCGACCCGGGACGACTTCGTCGAGGCCCTGGTCTCGTTCGCGGTGCGCTACCGCTCGGTGATCCGCCTGTTCATGGAGGACCTGTCCGCCGACGACTCCGTCTCGCCGGGCTCGAAGCGGGATACGGTCAGGACGTTCAGGGACGAGATCCACGCCAAGCTCGTGGGCGACGATCCCGGCCCGGACGTCCGGCTCAAGAGCTGGGCGCTGCTCGGCGCGCTGCTGTGGGGCGTGGTCAAGACCATGGACCTGCCCGAGGACCAGGTGCGCGCCGTGCTCCTGGAGTCCTGCCGCGCCTTCTAA